In Macaca mulatta isolate MMU2019108-1 chromosome 16, T2T-MMU8v2.0, whole genome shotgun sequence, the sequence ATTATTTGCATTGCAAAATAATTCCTGACTTCATGAATCATTTTTGGATACTAGAGTTCCTGTGAGCATCTTAGTATGGATTTATAGGTCACGAGTCACTTAGCCAAAGTGCTTGGGAGAGTAAACTCTTAACTATAAAGAGCTAACCACCACTCTTTAGTGCTTATTATTTCCTAATTGTCATTAGGAAAACGATATAGTTTCACGACACATATGTAGACACTCcatcagaaaacacaaaacaccaGAAAATTCAATGCAGAAATAACTACAATTTCTTGAGTACTATATAATGTGTCAAATATATCattgcatttaatcctcacataaTCCTTGTAAAGCAATATATTATTATCTCAGCTTGGTGAAGTAATTTATTCAGGAGCAACAAATGACGTACAACCCAAATCTTTCTGATTCTTTCCCTTACACCGAGTTACCCCAATCAACATCTCTCAGAACAAACTTGCTCACAAACAGCTTGGAGACCATGTGTGTTTGGATGAATTTTTGCccttaaaatgttttcagtatgTGTTGCCAGTGTTTAAATGTTAGATTTCACGTAAAAGTCTGGATGTCCTGGCTGTCTCAAAGAATCAGAAGTTCTGGAAGTCCTGTCCCTGCAGTCCTGATGGTGACAGGCTGGGTGGGTCCTACCTCAGCGGGGGCTTGAGTTCTGCAGGTTGTGCTTCTTCCTACCCCTCTGTGTTGCATCCTCCGAAGGAAAGCGAGTGTCATCTGGGATTTATCCCCTCCCATCCAGCCCTCATTGCTCACATTGTTATCTTCCTGGCACCAGTTGTCACTGCATTTGCAACCCCAAATAAAATCTCTCTTCCACTTCCCTTGCCTAATTCAGATCCCAAATGCTCTGGTTCTGTATGTCTCCAAGTAATTTTTGCATTGTTCTCATTTCCCAAGAGTAGTTGGGCTTAAGGAAAATTCATCATAAAATTCTTCTGCACAGAAGTAGTTCTATGACATTGTTTCCTCTCCTGTTGGGGAGTTTTTGCCTCTGCACTTAATAGCccttcttgttttcatttcttcccgCTCCTGGAGGGCCAGGTTTGGTGTTACTGGTGATGGTGGGGGAGGAAGAAATGCCTTCAAGTCATCTCTGGGATGACTAATGAGCTATGACCAGCAAGCTGGGACCACTGAGCTGGTGGAATGGCCTTAGTGAGTAACAGACTGCAGTGATGTGTCAGCTTTCTTCTGGCCCAGGAACAGTCAAATCTTTTATATTTCAGCGGCCTGGTTCCCAATAGACCCTGCAGGCCCTACAGGTCATCTTCCCAAGCTGCCCCTTGCTCCATACCACCCCCTTCCACCCCAAAATATTATAGAAGGACACCTAGCCAGACAAAATGATACAACTTAATTTTATTAGGACATGGCTGGTGGGCACTGGAGTGGCACCTTCCGGAGCCAGGAGAGGCACTGGCAAGGGGTCACAGGATGCCACACGGGCACCTAGAAGCCACAGCTGCCCTCCACAGAGCGGCACTGCACCATGCGCAGGAATGTCTCGACCTTGTTCATGTCCTTCCTGAAACAGTGGAGCAGCCAGTAGTTCTTGAGCAGTGTGTCATCATTGTGCGAGTTTGTGTCAAACGTGCTGTAGGTCTGCTTGAAGATCTGCCCAGTCCGGGGGCTACCATCTTCCAGCCTCTGCAaagtgaaggaagagaaggagaggccAAGTGCTTGGTCACTGTTCCCTCCctgtctcattcattcattttcctccctcccctccaagGGAGAAAGGCCTGGAGGATTCACCAGGGGAAATGAAGAATAAGGTGAGTTCTCTTGGGTCAGTGCCTGACTGCTAAAAAGAGGGCAGCAGTGTTTCTCTCCCCCAGCCCGCGAAGCCAGTGAGGTTCCAGGGTTGGGGACCCCCTGGCGCCACCCTCACCCCCATCAGCGTTTGGATGCCTTCCTCTAGGCTTTTTAGGAGGTCATAGACGTCGCTGTCTGAGGTGCCATACACCAGCCTGTTGGCAAACACACTCCTGAGGAACTGCACGGGCTCCAGCCAGGACTGGATGAGCAGTAGGGAGATGTGGAGCAGCTCTAGGTTCTGCAGGGGAAGGACGGGAAGTGGCTGTGCTGCCCGTGGCTCTGACCACAGGCCTCCCCCATCCCCGCCTGGGGGAGAAGGCATCCACTCACGGATTTCTGTTGTGTTTCCTCCATGTTGGAGGGTGTGGGAATAGACTCTGAGAAGCAGAGGGAGGTCTGGGGGTTCCGCAGGAATGAATACTTCTGTTGCTTTGGGATATAGGCTTCTTCCTAGGAGGAGGACCCCGCCACCAAGAAGGACTGCCGGTTTCTATGCTGGAGACCAGCTCCCATTGTTACTTTTCTGGGAACCTCACTCAGCATATGCTCATCTTCCTGCATTTTCGCTTCAGAAAACAACCCTGAACTCCTTAGTCTCCTCCCATGACTTCCCAGGGGGGAAAGTCACCCCTTCTTGCCACCCCAGACGCGCACCCATTCCCCAAGAGCTTACAAACTCCTGGTAGGTGTCAAAGGCCAGCCGGTGCAGGCGATAGGCGTGGATCATAGCGTTGTCAAAAAGCCTGGATAAGGGTACGCTTGGGACCCTACCAGCCTCttgaagccaaggcaggcagaggagggCAAAAGCCAGGAGCAGGGACGTCTGGGAGCCTGGGGAGAAACCGGAGGACAACGGAGGAGGCCGAGAGCAAGAGGCCAGCACTGTCCCTGgcccaggagctgttttttttttttttttttttcctctctctccatccctccaggGTCCAGGAACATTGTGAGATTGGCCAAATATCTGGGCTTAGATGGTGATACTCACATTCAGAAGCCCCAAACCTGAGGATTAGTTTCCCCGTCCCATCTACAGGGCGCCGCCTCTTCCTTCGGGACACATCGTGTGGAAATGGATTTTACGGGCGCTTACCTGCAGCCATTGCAGCTAGGTGGGCTGTCCACAGGACCCTGAGTGGTTCGGGGAGTTGGGCCTTGGGATCCTGGAGTGGTCTCTTTTGGGCCCTTTTTATACCCTAGCCCCTTATCTCTCGCTGCTTGACCCCACCTGTTTCTCTGTACGTTTATGCATGGGACCACTGACGTGCCTGTGCTAATGGCTAATTTAGAAGCTCCTCCCACACATGCTGGCATCATGCCCCCTGGCTTGTCATGTTTCCCTTCCCACCGTCACCAACACTGTGTGGGTTGTGCACAGAGTGTCAGCCAGAGATATCACCCAACTTGTCCTCTCTTTAAGGAGAAGGTGGGTGCCCTCTGGCAGCACGCCATGGTGGCCAACCTCAACGCAGGGAAGGATATCAGTATAGCCCGTCCTTGAGACCCATACTGACCCTATCCCACTCTCTATCCTATCCCTTTCTTCCACCCCGCATGGTTCCCCTCCACCAAgcagagagaatgtgtgtgttgCGAAATGGGGCCAAACACAGCCAATAAATTGTGGGGGTTCTGGGCACGATTCAGTCCTGAATTCCACTTTTGCTGACTCCTCCTGGGCCCGCCTGAGGCAGCTGGATGCAGTGCTAACACTGACCACTAGAGGGAACCAACCCTGCCCTTTGCTCTCCCCTTTCCCTGAGCCTTTGGGGGCTTCCCCAGGTCCCTGGGGATGAAGAACCCAGACTCAAGGTATTGCCCCAGCTCCTTGGACCGGCAGCAGAGATACAAACCAAGAAACAGAAATCCCGGGGACAGACAGGAACCACAAGCGTTTCCTCCCCTAGCCCTGATATCTTCAGAGAATCTCAAAGTTAGAAGAGCTCTTGAAGGTTTGAGTGTCTTTCCCGGTTTTGAAACTCAGAACACATCAGGCCGAAAGACGCCCTATGCAGCCGTGGAAGcccctcctcttttttctcctcctcctttccagaTCTGTATAGAGCTTATCCAGTTGCCAAGGGCCTGCCTGTGCATTCCCACGTCTGACCTTGTCTTGTGAAGGAGGTATTATTATCACCCCATTTCACAGGTCAAGACACTGAGGTTAAGAGAGTCTGACTACATGAGCTACCTCAGCCAGGGCAGTCGATCTCCACAACCTTGCTCTCTTCCCACATTGTGTCATTCAAAGTCCTTTCTCAAGGcgtggcacggtggctcatgcctgtaatcccagcactttgggaggctgaggtgtgtggatcagctgaggtcaggagttcaaggccagactagccaacatggcaaaactccatctctcctaaaaatacagaaattagctgggcatggtggcacaagcctttaatcccagttattcaggagggtgaggtggtagaatcgtttgaacccaggaggcagagtttgctgtgtgccaatatcgtgccactgcactccagccttggggaaaGAGCAAGTctccatagaaaaaaaaaagtcctttctcCAGAGCAGGTAGTATTGTGCTACTCAGTTACAtagttattttagtttctttctccttccttccttccttccttccttccttccttccttccttccttccttcctttctttctttctttctttctttctttctttccttccttgtttctttctctctctctctttctttctttctctttctctcttactctttctttctctctctctttctttcttttttttttttttttttttgagacggagtctcgctcagtcacccaggctggagtgcagtggcactatctcggctcactacaagctccacctcccgggttcacgccattctcctgcctcagcctcccgagtagctgggactacaggtgcctgccacctcgcccggctagtttttttgtattttttagtagagacggggattcaccgtattagccaggatagtatcgatctcctgacctcgtgattcgcctgtctcggcctcccaaagtgctgggattacaggcttgagccaccacgcctggcccttccttccttccttccttccttccttccttccttccttccttccttcctctctctctctctctttctctctctttctctctttctttctttctttccgtctttctttctttctttccgtctttctttctttctttcttttctttctttctttctttccgtctttctttctttctttccgtctttctttctttctttggagatggagtctcattctgttgtccaggctggagtgcagtggcatgatcttgcctcactgcaacctccacttcctgggttcaagtaattctcctgcctcagcctctctagtagctgggtttacaggcaccctccactaTGGCAgactaagttttgtacttttttattagagatggggttcactatgttggccaggctagtctcaaactcttgactttaggtgatccaccctctctggcctcccaaagtcctgagattactggcatgagccaccgctcctaaCCCAGTTATTTCAGCTTCTAAATCCCTCTGAGTGCAGGGATCCTGCCCCCAACACAAGGGGATCTTTGCCTCATTTTGTCTTTCCATAAGGGGCAGATTGTTCTTTATTCCCAGGTGAGAATAGCGCAGTGGCATGGGGTGCCTTGTGGAAACCTCACAACAGGACAAGGCGAAGGCAGAGAAAGCCAGGACTGAGCCTCCTGTCTCCTGGTGCCCAGGGTTGGGGTTGTTTCACTGTCATCTGGAGGTCACAAGCATCAGATGCCCCCAGAGATGAGAGCAGGAAAGAACATCCTCACGGGCACTGAAATCATGCCCCGCTGAATTTAAGAGCATCTAGCACTTGACGCTGTAGAAACACAAGCAAGGAAACAAGGAAACGTTTCTAGAAGTGGTTGACTGTGGTGTTGGCAACCAACATTGAAAACCCACAGCCCTGTGGCCCAGGATGTGAATGCTGTGGCCCTGCCATCTCCCCACTTTCAGAGCAGAAGACAGGGCTCCTTTTTCTGCCGTCATTCCCGAAGCATTACCCGACCAGCGCCCCAGACTCATCATCTGCTGGGAGTGCACTGGGCTGTGGGCTGTTCTCCAGGCAGGGCTGCAGGAGGGTCCAAGAGCAGTGTCATCAATGGTACCAGCTCTGAGAAAGATGGGGCCAAGAGAGGGTGCACACACCACTTTCCCCATTCTCCTTCCAGCACCAGCAAAGAAGAGGAGCCAGGTGGGAACGGAGGAGGGTCCCTGAGCTCCACGTAGCTTCTGCCTCCCCCACCATCCTTTCTCCAATGTGAACTGGGACAGACGGCACCCCATGACAGGGTCTTTTAGCCAGTGCTGGGGACTTAGATGTGGATTTTCGGCCATGGAAGAAGTCTCCAGCTGCCCTTAGGAATGAGGGCAGCAGGGGCCCTAACTGGGGACCACTCCAGAACTGCGCAGGTGGGCACAGGGCTGGCGAGGCTCCCCAGACAGGTTACTGCCAGAAGCACGTGGGATCAGCCAGGGCAGGGGAGTGTCTCTTCTCACCTCTCCACTTCTGTTGACCCCAGAGTTATGGTGACTCAGAGGACTCCAGGGACCCCTGGGGAAACAACTTTACAAAGGGTTACCATGGCAACCATGGACCAGAGGGAAGAACTGAGGCCCACAGGTGTGGGTAGAAGTTCGTTATCCTTTTCTCTAGTCTCGATCTTCCCAGGGCCTTGAGCAATGGAGACCATGTCCATCATTCATTGCTAGTAAAAAATCAACTTTGAGGTAGACTTGGGATTTTCCTGACAGTCCTGGGAAGTGGCCCACTGTTGGGGCATCACTTGGGGCCAGATCCCTGGCTCCTGCAGGCTGAGAGACTACCCAACAAGAGCCTCCGCATGGCCAGTGGGGAGAGACTGGGCTTCGCACTTCTGGTATCAGCTTCAAAAGGCTCAGGATAggtcagatgcggtggctcacagctgtaatccttccactttgggaggccgaggcaggtggatcatgaggtcaggagttcaagaccatcctggccaagatggtgaaaccctgactctactaaaaatagaaaaattagccttgCGTGGTGGCACTGcccctgtaattctagctactggggaggctgagacacaagaattgcttgaacccgggaggcagaggttgccgtgagccaagactgcaccactgcactccagcctgggcgacagagtgagactgactttgtctccaaaaaaaaaaaaaaaaaaaaaaaagaaacaaacaaaacaaaagaaaagtagaaaaatccCCATCTCTGAGTTCACCATTACCTAGCTCCTTATCCACTGAGATGCAAAAATGGGAAGCAGGGGCCCCAGGGCCACCAGGGACAGAGCAGCATTATCATTTAGTCTGAATCCATAAAAACAACCTAGGTTTCATCTCGGACTCCCTGCTCATAGGGAAGGTGGGAAAGAAGAGTTGGCAAAAAGCAGGGAGCTGCTAGTGCTCCCTCAGGAAGGAAAACTGTTGGGTGGAGTGGACAGCATTTgggtgaggggaggagagggagcagggtgtgaagggagggagggagtgtggTGCACTGAACTCGGCTGTTTGGGAAACTGTTTTTGTAGACAAGCCACGGTTAGAGGAACCCGTTGCTCTGGCAAACAGACCTCACTGGAAGGGATGGAACACATGCTCGCCTGTGTCCCAAAGGGAAACCCAGCTTCAGCCTTGGTGTGTACCCGGAATGGGGTGGTCGTTGACTTTGAAGTGCCACAGAAGGCAACCCAGAACCACACCGGAACCTACTGCTGCACAGTCACTAACCAGCTGGGCTCTGTCAGCAAAGACATTGCTGTCATTTTTCAAGGTAACCTTTGCTGCCCTGCTGTCAGGCGCAGGATGGAAACCCCTTAGGGGTTTGGGATTCTTAACCAAATGTGAAAATCAGAAAGATTCTACTAGGTTGGGAAGAATGAGACTCAGAAGTGGGCCTGGTGGGCGATGGTGGGTGATCCTCGTACTTTGTGGCCTTCCTAACTCAATCTTCTGTGCTTGGACAGGACTGGATGAAAGAATCAGCTCTACCCTCTTTGTCGTTATTACCGTTGCCCTTGGAGTGGGTGTCATCACCATAGCACTGTATTTGAGCTATCGGCCCTGCAAAGTGGACCGGGGGAAATTGCTCTCTAGACAGAAAGAGGAggacaaagaggaagaaagccAGTTTGCTGTTGAGGAAGAGAAAAGTACAACTCATATAATTGACAGCTATTTGATTGAATGAGACTTCTGCTACTGTGGTTTCCCAGGGAGAAGGgatagaggagaaaggaagaaacagaatggCAGGCTGCATTTCCCTTTGTGTTCTTCTGTCTGTAAAATAGTGTTTCAGGCCCCCATATCCCATGTGTCCAATATGTCCAGAAGCtcacctttctctctctgtcaccttttttttttccaagatagagtctcgctcttgttacctaggctggagtgcaatgatgcgatcttggctcactgcaacttcagtcTCTCGGGTtgaggtgattctcctgcctcagcctccccaggagctgggattacaggtgcacaccaccacagcaggctaatttttgtatttgtcttagaggtggggtttcaccatgttggccaggctggtctcatactcctgtcttcaagtgattcgcctaccatggcctcccaaagttctgggactacaggtgtgagccactgcgcccagccaccttTCTCTTTTGATCTCACTCTAGTCATTAGGAATCTCAGTCtcaatgtttgatttttttttttttttttttttttttttttttttttttttgagacggagtcttgctctgtcgcccaggctggagtgcagtggccggatctcagctcactgcaagctccgcctcccgggttcacgccattctcctgcctcagcctcccgagtagctgggactacaggcgcccgccaccgcgcccggctagttttttgtattttttagtagagacagggtttcaccgtgttagccaggatggtctcgatctcctgacctcgtgatccacccgtctcggcctcccaaagtgctgggattacaggcttgagccaccgcgcccggcccaatgtttgatttttaagaaGGCCTCTTGTGCCTTGCCAGTTGCATCATCAGTCCACTCTTagatcttaaaaaacaaacaacaaaaaaagaatctgtcCTTTCCTCATGCTTCGCACTGCCCTTTTCTCTTAAACATCATACTAAAGTCAGGCACATCTTAGAAATGCAACTCATATTTCATGGTTTTCTGATTTCTAACTGGGAACTCAATTTGTAGTCCAGGGACAGGACTTTGAAGGGAGTAAGTATCAAATACGGGGCTAGGAGTCAGAGCTCTGTTCCCATCTCCACTTTTCCTTGCTCCCCTGACCTGGGCTTCTGGAGTGCCAGCTCCCAGAGATGAGCTTGTTGACATCATTAAGGATCAGTGGCAAGCTTCAACTCAGTAACCATCTGTTGTGGGTCTTGGGGGAGTATACAGATGGTAAGAAATTCCACTTTGGGCCGGACAAGCATCCTATCTAGCCCAGTGTCCTGTCTGTGAAGTAGAAGGTAGAGTTCTTCCATGGAATTGGCCTCATAGGTTAAGCACTCCAAACATCTCTGAATTCCTTTTGATAGAGAGATCAACTGTGAGTTCGCAtttgccagttttcttttttttacccaTATGGGTGTCTAGGTTAGAGTTCCAATGTTTACTCTCCCTTTTCATCTGTCTGCATATTTTCATCTGTCTGCAAACAATGTCCCTGAAGCTTCAAGAGGAATCCTCTTGTGCAAATGTTCATATGATTTTATGATTCAGCTTCCTTCCCTGTCTTTGGGAAAGAGTATATTCACCCTTGGAGAAGGCATGAGGAATCATAAAACCAGATCTTTTCTCCCAAATCAGTCAAGAAATGTTCACTGAAATGTTGCTgtggtaaaaataaaagtgattttgtGATACCAAATgcatttcccttcccttctgtgTCATTGCTGAAAGCTCTTATTATGTCAAATAGTTgcattttataacttttctttttttttttacatggagtcgcactgtgttgcccatgctggagtgccgtggcgtgatttCGGTTTGCGTCAACCTTCAAcctcagttcaagcaattctctgcctcagcctcgcaagtaacTGCAATTACAAGTgcttaccaccatgcccagctaactttttgtgtttttagtggagacagggtttcaccatcttggccaggctggtcttgaagtcctgaccttgtgatccacccaccttggcctcctaaagtgctgggattacaggtgtgagccaccgctcccggctgcATTTTATAACTTTAAGTACAATTTCAAAGGGAATAACACGGTGTTGATAGCATAAACAACCAGCCCAGGTTAGGGTGTGCATTAGCTCAGGGCAGCAGACTATTTTACCTGTTTCAAAAGTGAAAATCAGGCC encodes:
- the CSH4 gene encoding somatotropin isoform X4, which codes for MAAEAYIPKQQKYSFLRNPQTSLCFSESIPTPSNMEETQQKSNLELLHISLLLIQSWLEPVQFLRSVFANRLVYGTSDSDVYDLLKSLEEGIQTLMGRLEDGSPRTGQIFKQTYSTFDTNSHNDDTLLKNYWLLHCFRKDMNKVETFLRMVQCRSVEGSCGF
- the CSH4 gene encoding somatotropin isoform X3, with translation MAAGSQTSLLLAFALLCLPWLQEEEAYIPKQQKYSFLRNPQTSLCFSESIPTPSNMEETQQKSNLELLHISLLLIQSWLEPVQFLRSVFANRLVYGTSDSDVYDLLKSLEEGIQTLMGRLEDGSPRTGQIFKQTYSTFDTNSHNDDTLLKNYWLLHCFRKDMNKVETFLRMVQCRSVEGSCGF
- the CSH4 gene encoding somatotropin isoform X5; its protein translation is MAAGSQTSLLLAFALLCLPWLQEAESIPTPSNMEETQQKSNLELLHISLLLIQSWLEPVQFLRSVFANRLVYGTSDSDVYDLLKSLEEGIQTLMGRLEDGSPRTGQIFKQTYSTFDTNSHNDDTLLKNYWLLHCFRKDMNKVETFLRMVQCRSVEGSCGF
- the CSH4 gene encoding somatotropin isoform X1, with the translated sequence MAAGSQTSLLLAFALLCLPWLQEAGRVPSVPLSRLFDNAMIHAYRLHRLAFDTYQEFVSSWGMEAYIPKQQKYSFLRNPQTSLCFSESIPTPSNMEETQQKSNLELLHISLLLIQSWLEPVQFLRSVFANRLVYGTSDSDVYDLLKSLEEGIQTLMGRLEDGSPRTGQIFKQTYSTFDTNSHNDDTLLKNYWLLHCFRKDMNKVETFLRMVQCRSVEGSCGF
- the CSH4 gene encoding somatotropin isoform X6 — encoded protein: MEETQQKSNLELLHISLLLIQSWLEPVQFLRSVFANRLVYGTSDSDVYDLLKSLEEGIQTLMGRLEDGSPRTGQIFKQTYSTFDTNSHNDDTLLKNYWLLHCFRKDMNKVETFLRMVQCRSVEGSCGF
- the CSH4 gene encoding somatotropin precursor (The RefSeq protein has 5 substitutions compared to this genomic sequence); this encodes MAAGSQTSLLLAFALLCLPWLQEAGRVPSVPLSRLFDNAMIHAYRLHRLAFDTYQEFEEAYIPKQQKYSFLRKPQTPLWLSESIPTPSNMEETQQKSNLELLHISLLLIQSWLEPVQFLRSVFANRLVYGTSDSDVYDLLKSLEEGIQTLMGRLEDGSPRTGQIFKQTYSTFDTNSHNDDTLLKNYWLLHCFRKDMDKVETFLRMVQCRSVEGSCGF
- the CSH4 gene encoding somatotropin isoform X2 — protein: MAAGSQTSLLLAFALLCLPWLQEAGRVPSVPLSRLFDNAMIHAYRLHRLAFDTYQEFVSSWGMESIPTPSNMEETQQKSNLELLHISLLLIQSWLEPVQFLRSVFANRLVYGTSDSDVYDLLKSLEEGIQTLMGRLEDGSPRTGQIFKQTYSTFDTNSHNDDTLLKNYWLLHCFRKDMNKVETFLRMVQCRSVEGSCGF